One Magnolia sinica isolate HGM2019 chromosome 2, MsV1, whole genome shotgun sequence genomic window, CTTCTTACAAGTGAGGTTGCTGACTCCAATGGACTTTGCAAGGCCCAGCTTATTGACCTCTTCCATGGCTTCCCATGTGGATTTCATATCAAATGGGAGCATGTCATCCTTCACACATGGCATTTCCAATATCTCTTCCTTAAATCTCGCTGGGAAATGAATCAAATACAAGTCCACATACTCCAACCTTAGCTTCCTGCAATGAGGGCCAAAATCACATGGGGCCCATGGTCAGTATGAGTGAGATGATCGAATCCGAGCCACCCATCATGTGCATTTCAAGGAAGTCCAATGAAGCGGGGACCACCTTCACCATGCTATATATGGTACATGTAGGGTCTACCTTTTAGTGATCCACCCTATTCATATGGTGTTCCCCAAAATGGAATGGCCCAAAAGTAGTACACGATTCGAACTGAGAGTCGAGCTTGgtatagctcgactcggcttggccactagctgaccctagctcaaTCTCGGTTCGGCTCGGTCTTCAAGCTTGAcaggccagctcagctcggttcggtcagcagctcgggccaatttgagccgagttcaagccaagatcgagcctgtacggcatttctcaaacacatagaatgcaccTTCAATTTCCCACAGAATGTAAAGAAGCAGCtccagtttacaggtatttcatcaaacactcagcagATAACATAcaaatcaaaatacaagggtatttgtttcatattcataccttcctcgtcaccagctgacacttcgttgagtcatttcatcaaacacttgctgagcaacatcaatatcaaaataatcgagtcaccagactggttcgatccgagttcgattcgagttggggtttgatccgaatcgagtcgagctcaggcaagctcaaacgctaaaaaaatcagctcgacttgggcttgaaattttttcgagctaaaaaaattagctcgacttggTTGTAGTGCATTTACTCTTGTATTGAGATTCTTCGTCAAGAGTATAAAAATGTACTTCATGTATATGGGATGCAATAAGAAGagaaatcatcccttaccacaaTTCAAAGTATTGTAATATAATCTcataattcaaaatatacaaaagcaTTCTACCTGCAATACTCTTCAATCCAAAAAATattttcttcctctcctcttctccaACAATATTTCGGCTACCAGATCATCATACCAACTCGGTCGGTGACTTTAAAATGGAGAATTgcaaactgtggggtccacttagacgGCCAGGATCATCCCACGGGGAACCGAAATTTTGGAACTTTGAGGAAAAATGGTAcataatataaataattaaatggGAAAGCTAAAATGAAGTGTGCCGTCCGCTGAAATctatgatgatgatcatgatgaaaGGCTATAAGACTACTACCTGAGCGATTCACGGATAGCCGGGAGCACACGCTCCGGGCATGCATTGTTGCACCATAGCTTAGTGGTGATGAAGAGCTCATCTCGGCTCTTGATGAGTCCCTTCTCGAGGGCCTCAGCTATTGCCACTCCCAGCCCTTCTTCACTCTGATAGGAGGCCGCAGAGTCGAAATGACGGTACCCGACTTCCATAGCATCAAGAATCGCCTTCTTTAGATCTTCGATAGGCGGTAAAGGGAAGCAAGCTGTTCCCGTCCCCAGTAACGGCATCTTCCTACCGGAATTCAGTGTAACAGTCGGTTGGTTGCCGAACCTATCATCCTTCTCTTCTTTCACCAGCACAGCCACGCCTTCGAGTTGGGTGTCACATTTTTCTTCCTTGGCAGGGACCGCTGCTTCAACTTTCTCATGAATCACTACTTCCTTCGCCAAAGTGGGTCCACCCAGCGATTGGACGGCTTTGATACTCCCTGTCTCCTTCTCAGTTTGTGGTGGGAAGTTGATTGCAAGGGCCACACCGTTGGTTTCTTTACCAGCCATGTTTTGTTTcttgttctttcttcttcttcttcttcttctcctttttttttttcttttttttttctttttgttttttgttttttctaacTTCTTGGTGTCATGAGTTTGAATTCTTCCAATTTATAGGGAAGATTCAAGCCGCCACCT contains:
- the LOC131237652 gene encoding non-functional NADPH-dependent codeinone reductase 2-like, translating into MAGKETNGVALAINFPPQTEKETGSIKAVQSLGGPTLAKEVVIHEKVEAAVPAKEEKCDTQLEGVAVLVKEEKDDRFGNQPTVTLNSGRKMPLLGTGTACFPLPPIEDLKKAILDAMEVGYRHFDSAASYQSEEGLGVAIAEALEKGLIKSRDELFITTKLWCNNACPERVLPAIRESLRKLRLEYVDLYLIHFPARFKEEILEMPCVKDDMLPFDMKSTWEAMEEVNKLGLAKSIGVSNLTCKKLTDLLAHAKIPPAVNQVEMHPVWQQKKLRDFYAEKGIHVSAYSPLGAKEWGFDVVLGNALLIDIARAKGKSVAQIALRWGFQQGVSLIPKSFNKGRLKQNFAILDWQLTEEELQQIGTIPQKRIMITPEFIFPDGIFKSPEELWDGEM